The proteins below are encoded in one region of Primulina tabacum isolate GXHZ01 unplaced genomic scaffold, ASM2559414v2 Contig923, whole genome shotgun sequence:
- the LOC142535299 gene encoding NAD(P)H-quinone oxidoreductase subunit 5, chloroplastic-like, with protein MGLNGALLQIISHGFIGAALFFLAGTTYDRIRLVYLDEMGGIAIPMPKIFTMFSSFSMAYLALPGFWFTRPLAANACQKAFVTNRVGDFGLLLGILGFYWITVAKSAQFPLHVWLPDAMEGPTPISALIHAATMVAAGIITVFLGASLALAQKDIKRGLAYSTMSQLGYMMVALGMGSYRSALFHLITHAYSKALLFLGSGSVIHSMETIVGYSPDKSHNMEFLLIKNEQI; from the exons ATGGGGCTCAACGGAGCCCTTTTACAAATAATCTCTCATGGATTTATTGGTGCTGCACTCTTTTTCTTGGCCGGAACTACTTATGATAGAATACGTCTTGTGTATCTTGACGAAATGGGTGGAATAGCTATCCCAATGCCAAAAATATTCACGATGTTCAGTAGCTTTTCGATGGCCTACCTTGCATTACCAG GGTTTTGGTTTACACGACCGCTTGCGGCAAATGCTTGTCAAAAAGCGTTTGTAACTAATCGTGTAGGAGATTTTGGTTTATTACTAGGAATTTTAGGTTTTTATTGGATAACAG TTGCTAAATCTGCACAATTTCCTCTTCATGTATGGTTACCGGATGCTATGGAGGGACCTACTCCTATTTCAGCTCTCATACATGCTGCTACTATGGTAGCAGCGG GCATAATAACAGTGTTTTTAGGAGCTAGTTTAGCTCTTGCTCAAAAAGATATTAAGAGAGGTTTGGCCTATTCGACAATGTCTCAATTGGGTTATATGATGGTAGCTCTAGGAATGGGGTCTTATCGAAGTGCTTTATTTCATTTGATTACTCATGCTTATTCCAAAGCACTATTATTTTTAGGGTCAGGATCCGTTATTCATTCCATGGAAACTATTGTTGGATATTCTCCGGATAAAAGTCATAATATG GAATTCCTTTTAATCAAGAACGAACAGATTTAG